Below is a genomic region from Vitis riparia cultivar Riparia Gloire de Montpellier isolate 1030 chromosome 5, EGFV_Vit.rip_1.0, whole genome shotgun sequence.
ttaagtttccaaaataattatgcttaaaatctttttcatatttaagtttaaaaaataattaactattTTCAATGAGTATTCTCTAacctgtttttgaaaattggcttTGAACATTGCCAATGAGCTGAGGTTTGCTTTCTTCgtccattttccattttctttcttccacgttgtcaactttttatttttggccgATCCTTCTAAATATTCGCCATAGCTTTCTTCGtccattttcccttttctttcttccacgTTGtcaactttttgtttttggcaGATCCTTTTAAATATTCGCCATAGCAAAGAAGACAACTTCTACCTTTATTTCCGGCGGCTCTCCATCTTCTGCGGCGATAGCAAAGAAGCGTTGCGCGAACGTTACAACAGTGCCACTTCGCCACCAGCTGCAGCAACCCAAATTTTCTGGTATGACCTTCATTTCACTGCCCACATTTGAGTTCCTCTGAGGAATGCTTcgattctttgtttttttttttttttttttggggtgtgGCTAGACTCACCATGTATTCATGATCGAGGTTGAATGGGTAAGGATGCTTGGATATTCGGAATTGATTTCCTGACTcggttcatatttttttaaccatttgTTTCTCCTCTGTGATTGAGTCTGCTCAGTTTTCCTTCAGATCCGTTCTGTTTCCAATTGACTCATTACTGATCTGGGAGTTGTTTTGGAACTGACTTAGCTGACCCAGTAATCCATTGAAGGGAAATCCACCTTCTATTTGTATGAACACTTAGTTATTTTGCGATTGAGCTGATAATGTAATTGATTATTGAAGGCAGAAATTTTAACATTGTGTTGGTTAGTTAATATGCTCTTGTTGATGTGAAAATGACtggaaatatgaaatttgagtttagaAACAAATACCCATGTCAATCTTGACAAACCTTCCCATACGGTTTAATCTGTACCATCGGTGGTGTAACTAAGAAAAAGCTTGCAAATCCTAGGAACAAGTCTATGTGGATACACAGTTAAAATATGTTAGATTCCGCTTCATACTTGGTTGGTATATTTGTactaagttaaattttttttgataattaattaattgaatgatGAACAGGTACCACAAAGTTGtattattaaattagaattttttttctgaaCATCACATGGCATAGTGGATTTATACTATTACCGTGATGCAAATCAAATCATGTAACCCAACAACCTTAGGATAATTGTAGTCAAATATTAAAGAGACCAAGGTACCCAAACTAAAACAACATTCCTGCAGCCAAACAGCACCTAGTCCTGAACCTTAACCTCTACTCAATGTCTTACCCTGATATTGTTTGAGGAAGAGGACTATGTAGAATGAGAGCCAAGCTTCCTTTATATAGGTGGTGGTGCAGAAGAGATCCTTTATATACATTTTGTAGCTGAGATCCTTGCAGTCAAGGCTGTGCAGAAGAGTCTTTAACAGTAAAGAAGGTCAGTGGCCTCAAGCGTGAAGACTCTGAAGGTTTCTTCCCGGAGAACCCTGGAGATCAAGAAGTCTTTAAGTTAAATGTGATGGTGGGGTAGGGTGGTTTCCAATTTGAGTTCTGTGGCCTGACAGTGAAAGTCTTCAGGACATTTCGCACAAGCGGAAGTACCCGATTTTACATACTCCAATAAGCTAGAGGTAAACTTCATTAGGTCAGTGTTCTTCTGATCCACAGACTTCTCAAAGAATTGTAATAAACAAGAAGCAATCATTTAGATGCATTCACATATATACCCCAACTTCAATGCTGAGAAGTTTATGGTAACTTCCTCCTAGAGAAAACTCTGCTTTCTGCCATTTGAGCCCCTTTTTCTCCTTTAGAAATGTACTTCTGTCTTGTCCTTGTCAAGAAAAAAAGTTTACACAGTACTTGCATTTTGCGTCTTTTTTACTTGTTCTGCATGGAAAACGAAAATTGATTCCACAGAGCAAGTAACTGGCAGTTTTGATAACAAATCTGTCAAGTTAAAGCCTCTTCCCAAATGCCACTATACCTGTGGAGGCTATAGTTCAAAGTTATTGTTGATGCTGGCACCACCCTTCCATGCTGTCATAAACTCGCTGCACTCATAATGTGGTACTAATTGTGGAAGTTTTGGTCCCAAACTAACCTTTTTTAGACCAAGTACTATGCAAGATCCCTTTCTCCCTACCTTTTCCTTAAGATTTGTTCAAAATACAGAATTTCACTCTTTTCCCATTGATTATCCtacagaaaaacacaaaaaatatgatCACATGCAACACTCGAGAAGGAATGGACTCTGAATATGACCGGAAAAGTGAGTTAATTGCTTTTGATGATTCAAAAGCTGGTGTGAAGGGGCTTGTAGATGCTGGGGTGGCAAAGATCCCACGTATGTTCATCCATCCACAACATAATCTCCGTGAGAAGTCAGTTTCCACTAATGCCCAGCTTCAAATTCCAATCATAGACCTAGAAGGTGTCAACAGTGATGCAATTCTACGTGCTAAAATCATTGACAAAGTTCGAAATGCTTGTGAGATTTGGGGCATTTTTCAGATTGTCAATCATGGAATTCTGAAAAGTGTTTTGGAGGAGATGATCAAAGGAATACGTAGATTTAATGAGCAAGACACTGAAGTGAAGAAAGAGTTTTATACTCGTGATTCCTCCAAAAAGGTGAAATTTGTATCCAATTCTGATCTATTTCAGGCACCAGCAGCTACTTGGAAGGATTCCTTTTCTTGTATTATTGCTCCTAATCCACCAGACCCAACAGATATGCCTGCGGTATGCAGGTATGTTGTCAGTCATATTAACATGTGCAACACTAAGTAACTAACCTACTTTCAAATGCTGCCATTACATGTGCTTGATCAACTTGCAGAGATATAATCATGGAATACTCGAAGCAAGTAAAGATGTTGGCTAATACTCTGTTTGAATTAGTTTCAGAGGCTCTTGGCCTCAATTCAAACCATTTGAAAGACATGGAATGTGCTGAGGGCCTTCTCCTTGTGGCTCATTACTACCCAGCTTGCCCAGAGCCAGAATTGACTATGGGCACCAAAACTCATACTGATCCAGCATTCCTCACTGTACTTTTACAAGACCAAGTGGGTGGTCTCCAAGTTCTCCATGAGAAACAATGGGTCAATGTGAACCCGGTGCCTGGAGCACTAGTGATAAACACTGGAGATCTTCTGCAGGTAATTCTAGATTCTACTATTCTTGATCTACTTACTCTATTGGTCCACTTTCCCACTCCTACTGTTTGACTGAATAATTTTCAGGCCATGAATCCAATATTGGGTCCTTTGTGTATTGCTAATGTAGTAATAACTCTTTTCATAAGTTCATTGTTGGAGTATACCAGTGGACATGCTATGTTTCAGTTTCTGTAAGTATCAAAATTGCCAATTTTGCGTGCTTAAGTGTTTTACCCTGCTGGTCATTTATTCAAACCAAAATGAAATGCGCATTACAATATAACTAAAAGAGACAGGCATTTGATCAACCAAATGGAGTACTGATGACATGATTTATCAACTATTAACACTTTCTCCAATGAcgttttttgtttgattttttagcTTGTATCCAACGACATGTTTAGGAGTGCAAAACACAGGGTGTTGGCAAATCATAAAGGCCCAAGAGTATCAGTGGGCAgctttttttctccatttagTCTGCCACCCTCAAAACTCTACGGACCAATCAAGGAGTTGTTATCAGAAGAGAATCCTCCAAAGTACAAGGAAACCACAGCAAGAGACTATGGTACCTACCACAGAGCAGAAAGGCATGATGGGACTTCTGCTCTCCATCATTTCAAGCTTTAGTTTGGCAATGGAGATGATGAAGGGTTAGGAATAATTGAATCTCCAGGAAGTGGAAGGGTTTATCCTATTTGTGATTGAGTTGGCTATTGTTTCAACTTTTAATAGTAGTTTCCTTAGTAAGGTATGTATAAATTGGGAGTTGCTATCATATTTGTGGGCATACTGAAACTCGAAACATTGATCTGcttatgtaattgatttgaatgtgACGTAGAAGCCTTGTTATGGTCTATCCACATCAGGAAAGCTTATGCAAACAGGCATGTATTGAAATACCACATATGTGCTATCTCAACAAACTTTCTGATGCCATGTAATCTAAGTTTCTAGTGGGcttttcttctctgtttcttcacctctctttttatttatttatcgaTTATTTATTTGGCTTCTTGTTTCTTAGGTCTAGAGGTTACATTGAACTCCCATGCTATCTCAACAAAAATATGCATGATTTTGTACAtttgattattcttttaatttttaattatttatttatttatatttttctttgtcaGTAAGCTTGAACTCAAAACTAATGAATTGATGATTGTTTACCAAGGAATGAACAACTGAGTTGTGAACAATTATCTACATTTTCAAGTCATTGGAGAGAACTCCCacgaagaaaatgaaatcagaATTTCAATAGTAATTGAATGAAACTATGAATTTTCATGATCATAAAAATAAACCATGCCCCAAAACTGATGGCACATTAGGCTATGCAATTTAAGGATgaaattttattccatttgttttgatttatggtttttttttaaatagtgtcTTACTCTCCTTTGAATATTGTGATTAATAGAGATAACACATGTAAGTATAGAAaggtttaagaaaaataaattaatatctgtTAAGGGATAATGTAGACTacgatttttaaaattgagttaaaaatatttttaaaatgtttttaaaaaccttcACCACTCAAGCGCTAAGGAGAGCACTCAAGTGCTCATGACACAATTCTTCAAGAATTTTGGAGATtcatctttctatttttaaaaggttttatgTTTGggaattctttaaattttatttattataacgTTCCTAGATTTATAAATACCTTACCTAAAATTATTTGGGCTCGTCATTGCTTAAATgagatatttattttgatacttttttaaacggaataaaatatattgagttttcaaataataatattcctatttattattttccaagtaaaaatcATGTTTCACTTATGATTGATCAGTTGTGAATATTTTATACTCTCCAAGGattatttgaattgaaattttcaatattcatattatattttttaaaaatcacttatttaCCCATCCCGAGCATTACTCTATTAGATCATTCGTTTTtcaaacatttatatttaagtaataaaaaaatatttataatataagtaATTGTTAATTAAATCTTACTTAATATTAATActtcaatataaaattcaaCCTTTCTGTTTTTAGGGCACCcaacatatattttttgagGAAGCATCGTAGTTTAAATAATTGTggttataatataaaaattggtCAATAGGATGAAGGAGAATTTAAAGCTTTTAGatttaaataattacaaatgatgaagaaagaaaggaatCTAAAAATGATGCTCACAAGCTCAACTAATTCCCAAGCAGGAATTCAATCTGAATATGATCGGGAAAGTGAATTAAAAGCTTTTGATGGTTCAAAAACTGGCGTCAAGGGGCTTGTAGATGCCGGGGTAACAAAGATCCCCCGCATATTCATCAACCAAAGTTTAATCTGCAAGCGGAATCAGGTTCAACCAACTCGTAGTCGTAGTTGGGTATTCCGTTGATAGACCTTGATGGGGTTGATAGCAAGGGAAGTCTACAGGCTCAAATCGTAGACCAAGTTCGGGATGCTTGTGAAACCTGGGGATTCTTTCAGGTGGTCAATCATGGAATTCCCACAAGTGTTTTGGAGGAGATGACAGATGGGATGCGTGGATGTCATGAGCAAGACGCCGAAGTGAAATAGCAGTTCTACATAAGG
It encodes:
- the LOC117914516 gene encoding 1-aminocyclopropane-1-carboxylate oxidase homolog, translated to MMLTSSTNSQAGIQSEYDRESELKAFDGSKTGVKGLVDAGVTKIPRIFINQSLICKRNQVQPTRSRSWVVNHGIPTSVLEEMTDGMRGCHEQDAEAPAATWEENLACSMAPNPPDHEELPAVCAGMVRALYY